In Mycosarcoma maydis chromosome 20, whole genome shotgun sequence, the genomic stretch ACCGTCGTCGGGGTCACACCAGCTCGGCGAAGTTGAAACTCAACCGACAAATCCATGCACGATGTTTACACAATTAGAAAATGGAACCCGCTCTCTTTCAGCACTAACTTGACTTCAATTATTACCACATACAGTACGATAGTTGCTGGGGATTCCATACTTTAATTGAAAATGCAATACGTGATTGTCAATAACTACGTGATGGTGAAACTCCAATTCAAGCCATATGCCGAACGGCGTCTAAGTAACTTATGAGGCGTCCTTCATACGCGAGTGTGGCTGGGCGTTGCGCGGCGGGGGGGAACGGCGAGTGCTGAGAGCAACGGATGCCAGCAGCTACGTCGGGCGTTTCCGCCAAACTCGATGTCCCCAGCGAATGTGGCTAGATTCGAACTTTCAGTTTCCGCctgtaatcgtgaatatcgCGGTTGGCCCACAGCACCACGATGTTTTCTCGTGTTTGGCGCGCAACTTCTGGTTGATTACAGCGGACAGTGAGGAGCCAGCTGGTATCCTGACTTGGGGCACtcgtcagctgctgcgactgcTCCAAGTTGACGCTTAACCTGTTGACTCGGACCTGACCTCGTTACGCATTTCAGAATTATCCactcgctctcgcttccAAAAAGGTGAAGCTTGGTGTGAACACCTCGGCTCAGCGCTCGTCGCCCAATGATCGGCAGCTGGGCCAAGCTGAGACAGGAATGAGCCGTGTGAAAATTGCGGGGGAACTGTACCATAAGCCATGCTTAATTCAAGGTGAATCCTCGCCTAAGCGCATTCTATGCATGCCTGGTGCATTTATTAATATTGCAATCTGCCAGGCGCTAACTTACAGTCGTAAGTATGGCCAAATAGGCTCCTGGTCGCAATTCCGTACTGCAAATAAGACCCTTGACTTGCGCCTAtctcgtgattctgatACGTGCATCTTGAGGCATCCAAATCTGAGTTGAACCTGATGCCTTCATCTGTCCCTCCCAGTCGATGGCGCCGGCGCCAAATTGATTTTTGTGATGGGCGGAAGGCTGGATATGCATCAACACAATACCCTCCCGTCATTATGTGTGAGATGTACAACCAACGCGCCAGAAACGGGGAGCTCCTGCATCGGAGTATACTATGACTCGCCACAACTCCTATCGAGACCCCTTTTTTTGGCTGTGTTGATAGAGACCTCTTTGTTTCTAGTCGGCTCGCacgccttgagcttgactGTGAGTAAGAGTCGTGTGCGATTGCATCCTGAGCGAAATCAGGGTCATCGGGGTGACAGCAGAAAGAAATTGGCACCGTGTGGGAACATGGAGTGAATCCGACTTAGCTAAGCACAGAATGATATTTCCGCGTCGCCTTGTGCGCTGCTCTGCCTTTTAGCTTGGACGCTCCGCCGTAGTCCAGGACTGCTCTTTTGGGTTTGAGGCTTTTCGCTGCGGCCGTTTACCATATCGCTGTCCTGCCATGCGACTATGGGTGGTCACATTCTTGATCCTGAATCGTAATTAATGATCTAGGGTCTCGGAGTTTCCGTCTTAGCGCGACGAGTTTGACCGGAAAGTCACTTGCCTCTGGTCAAGTGATCAACTGCCATTGTCCAGCATTCTCGTAATCATTCTTGCAGTGCTGTTCAAGGTTGATGGGCCTCTAGAGGGGAATGGGCGGAACGAAGCATGAATGATCGAATTTGGAATGgcgattcaagattgtcCAGCGGCAAACCAAACCTTAGTTGTGGGAAATAAACCAGGGCGCGCTGATGGGATTTTTAGAGTGCCCTTTCTCCCGCTACGAAGTTTCGCGTCTGTTGATCATTCAAGTAACAATCAAAACCCCAGCACTTCTCGCCGAGGAAATCATGTCGCTTTTTCCCCTTGTTCTGGTGAGGCATCCTGTGCTTGAACAAACCCGAGGCGCGTTTCGGTCTTTGAGCGTTACTGTAGAGAGGTGCAGCCCTGCAATGTTGTCCACTCCTTTCTTCGGGAATGGACTTGACGATGTTGGCACGTTTACGTGATCCAGCTGAGTATCAGACTCCTCAGGAACATATAACTTAATCAGCGAATATATACAGCACAGAAAATATATATCAATATTCAGAGCAAAATCTGTGGATAGTGAAACAGACCCTGGGAACGGGATCGGGGAGCGGGAAAGGGAAAGGGAAAGGGAAAGGGAAAGGGAAAGGGAAAGGGAAAGGGAAAGGGAAAGGGAAACGATGCACCATGGTCGAGAGTAGAATTGGGCACTTTGGCATCATGTCACGTCACGTCAAACGACGCGTTTTTGGATGGGACTGCGTCTCGCGTAAATGGAGGTTTCCGGCTGGGCCCGATTTTCGCTGAAATGCATTCCATATTACACCGCTGATCAGGCACGACCTAGGAATCGATCGATCTGCCACTGGAATGGACGTTGCATGCTGCTGGCGCCGACATCCACGCGAGCTAAAGCGATGAGCAAAACATGGACACGTGACACTGTTGAATCATTggcacattcgtgatgctGGAGACTGAAAAAAGCTTTGGCGGGTGGCCCGATATAGCTCGGTCGGGTGAGACTGCACGACAACGAGAATGCTCTACGGATTTGCGGCCGTGCCAGACAGCCAGACTCTGCTGACAACAGCGCGAAGGGGGAAAGGAGGAGAGGTTGCGGTCTGAATTGGTGACTGCcggatgacgacgacgtcgcCGAGACTGACTTGTTTCAACACGAGCCTGTCGCCTTTCCGAGTCTCTTGTCTACCGGGTGTAAGGGCATCAAGCTTGGTTTGAGCCTCCGACTCGGTTCTCGCAGGTGATTCTTGGGACGTGACTGGCTAGGTGGTatgctgtcgagcaagctACCACAGGGAAAGCGCTTGTCGCATCAAATCTGGTCAAGATCGCGGTCTGTATCAACTCCGACGACCTGCCGATGGTTcgaagaaaaagaaaaagaagaagaatAAAGAAGACCGTGAATTTCCAAGCTAGGAAAGGCACCGACTTAAAGGCCCGCAGAGCAAGCCTTATATTATTGCACAGCTCGATCGCGAACGATCCGCATTCCGCCACACACGCGCGCTCAGTTCATTTTCCGACGTCGAAGATCGAAAGGGGGTGCAAAATGGTTGATGGAGCTGGAGGATCGAAACCAGGGCCAGAAGTCTTGAATGCGAGGAATCTCGGATGCGAGACAGCTGACAAAGTGCAACATTGCTCCAACGAGGCGATGGCAGGGCCTTTACTTGGCGAGAACAAGTGTGAggctgcagatgcagacgacAAACACTTGGCGAACTCCAATGGGTGATCGATGTCAAGCAGTAGCTCTTGCCGATTACGATCACGAAAGATACACGAATAGCCCGGATGGTGCGTTTGGCGCTTAAATTGTGAATCGAACCACCGACGTTGGCGGGAGCAGTTAAAACAATGCCGATGCTTAAGATCGTGGGCCAACAAGCAGCCTGGTtgtaaatcacgaaaacGAAAGTGTGATTTTAGCACGCGCAGAAGTGGAAGCTCTGCCACTTGCAGATGGAATTCAGGGTTGATAGCGACGAGCGGCCTAGACTTGCGAGGCAGTGAtgatgcagctgcactcGCATGTTTCGAGACTGCAAAGCTAGCGAGATGCGATCGTACAGCGCTGGAAAAACGGTGACAGCTACTGTAAGTTAAGTCGGTCGGGTTGGTACcgaaactcacgactccgTGACAGGTTTTGACACCAAGCTGAAGCAAGCGAGGTAGTACGTCTCGGCTGTCGTCTGCTGCAAACTGTCTTCTGCACAGCTGTTTTCTGCACAGCGTGGACGTGCAAATTTCTCAGGAGTACGGCTTATGATTTTTCGTGTTACAGCCGATGCAATTTCGCCAATATCCGAGACCGAGGCTAACGCATGTGTTGGTACGAACCGCTGCATGCTCAATGCTTGGAGCAAGAGGGTGTCTGCTGGTACAGCGTATCGATGGTAGAAGATAAaggttgagcttgacaaAAAGCACGAGAGCAGTTgatggacgacgaggcgatgGTCATGTCACTACGCCTTGCAAGCAAATGCACCGACAACCGAAACCGATTGGGGGAGCGGACAAAACGAGACAGCAGCGATTCGCTCTTGGATAATATGCCATTTGTGCTTTGGATGGTGAGAGTGAAGTGGGCATCCAGTTCAGCCAGGCGAATGTCGAGCCAATCGCGGGGTAAACTTGCAAGCGAAGCAAGGGCACACGTCTTGTGCAGAGACAAAGTAGCTCaagcaggtgcagcagcaggttTCTAGGAGGAGGAGGGTTGCAGAAAACGAACTGTGGCAGGCGACATGACACGGATGGCCGCTGCAGCACAGCTCGTCGCCCATCCCAAACTGGACGATCAAACGAGGCCGATCGAGGTGAGAATGCCCCTCTCTGGCATTTCGGTCTTAATGAGCACTCTTGTTCTACGCTTCGCAAGGTGTTGAAGAGATAGATGCCTGTCGCGAGGATCGACAGGGGAGAGTGATGACGATCATGCCACGGCGTTGATCGAAGCATGCCAATCTTGTATTGGGAAGCACAAGCGAGTGTTGGTGTGTGTTTGTGAGCGTGTCGATGATAATTGCACCTGGCTCGCGTTTTCGAGTGAGTGTGAGTAGAAGTGCGGCaatttcacgattcgctcgCGATGGTTCAAGTAAAAATTAGTTGAAATTCACCATTAACTTATGAGCGAACGCACAAGTTTATTTCCCTTACCTTTGCAGCTTTAAACGACGAGGCGGCTACGAGCAAGCCTATTGAACCGATCTGGGACAGCGGACTGTGAAGATGAACTGTAGACGGAATACACACgcgacagtcacgagtggcttTCGGACGCACTCTTGGGTGTGAGTGGAGAGGGGTTGCGTCAGCGAATTCGGACAGCGTCAGCGGCTGAAAAGCTGTTGTGCCTCCGATCTTCGCGTTACATTTCAGTCTCAGACCCCGGATCCTGCTTTTCTCGCTTGCGTCTGGCTCCCCTGTTACGGTACGATGAATAAATGTCTTAAAGAATGTTATTTTTTAATATGATCAATTTTAAATAATATCTTAATTGCACTTTCCTCTGTCTCTGATCCGCACGCACCCAGACATTCCATTCCACAGCCCCCGGTTTGCATTTACGATTTCTGACAATCACGTATGTTATTATTATTTGTGAATTTCTgggcattcacgattttcccgctgagcagcgcagcagctttaTTGATAACTTGATGCTGTTTCGCATGCTCTTTAAAATTCACGGCTCACGATTCCCACTGAATAATCGCATTGAAACCCCTGTTTTGCCTCGATTCCTCGATTCGTTCGACAGTGACAACTTATGCGCCCTCGCCTCGCGATGCGCTTTGcctctctcctctcctctcccctctctctctctctctctctctctgcctcttgctggtgctgctactgctgtCCGCTTGTGCCTAGTCGATCGTGTCTCGTTGATCAACAACGCAGTGACAACCTTGGTCTTGTCGAGCTAGCATTGGTCACTTTcggtgattcgtgaatcttgtAGCTCTCTGCACACAAATCGCCGTCCGCCTCCGTTAGGTAGTAGCATGGCTAGACCCCCGCGCTTCGGACCTGGCATTCTCGATCtcttgcattcgtgattcttgcttgATTCTTTGGCCAGTCACTCACTCCGCTCCATCAGTGCACTGATCTGTCATCAACTTAGTCGCAATACAGTCAGCTCGTGCTAAGAGGCACCAGTGTGCATACCTTCATACCCAAGCACACCCAGCTATTCTCTTGTCGTCTGTTGGTGCCTGCCTCGCCTGACATGCAAGTTCGCTGCCAGTCCGCGAATCCAAGTCTGTACATGCTAAAGCTCGCTCGATCCTCCTGACAAGTCTTCGACAGTGACAGTCCTGACATTGGCTCCTCCTTCCTCATCTTGGAACCTCGCTGCTGGCATCACCATCTTTCTTTCcttcttccaccaccaccatcgcGACCACCAACTACCAACCTCTTTGCTCTCCATAGCACCCACCTGCTCTTCTCGTCAGAGCCATCGCTTCAATTCCATACAGCACaactcggcttcttctcaTCCTGCGACACCTCGTAGCCCCATCAATACAAACCGCCTGCGTCACCTCGCGTTGCGCTCGCATTTATTCATCCCGTTCTTCTCACATAGCCCCTCTgacctccaccaccgcgaCCAGTCGTAACATCTGCCCACTAGCATCGCCAAGGTTGGAGCCACCGCTAACGTCGCACCGCTTGCATAGCTCGCACTGCTAGCCAACCCATCCTTCGCTGCCCGCGTCCGCCTTCACATTCTCTCTGTTTCAGCCCTCTTGACATCTTGCTTGCACATGCACTCGACTGCCGCGTGACCACCATCTATCCTCCGTCACCGCCCCGTCAATCATGGTATGTCCCGCTCAACGATCCTCGACCCGCGTTCATGATGATCCTTGTGCCATGTCCTTACCTCTGCTCTTTTTCACTCCTTTCTGCTGTTCTTGGCATGTGCAGATGATGGCGTCCAGCTTGACTCCGCAACCACATGCGCTTCAACACCACATGGAtgctgccaaagatgcATGGAATCCTGCCGAGGATATGGAGTGTGATGCAGATGAGATCCGCATTGCCGCTCCACTCAAACCAAACCGTGTCATGACCAACATGGTCTCGTCCCTCTCTAATCACTCCATCTCCtcatcaagcagctccGGAGATTTTGAGCCAGAGCTCAGCCAGTCGCTCggctcggtctcgagcttTGACCTCCGCACCCCGCTCAAGCCTAGCCTCGCTGCAAACCACCTCTACGATCCCAACGGATCCTTCAACAGTCTTGGCCTCCACAAGCAGCCCGCACACCTCGCATCCCATCTTAACAAGAACTTGCTCGCCGAAGCGCTCGCCGCACGAAAAGCTCGCCCAGCCTCCAACCCTTCCGATATGGCCATTGTCGAAGATGCCTCATATCCGTCATCAGCCCACGCCGGCGCGCCGCCATCCTCGCAGCAAGTCTCTCCGAAGAGTCTCGCTCCGACGGGCGTACATGCCTTGTCCATTGCCTCGCCTTCGTCCCCGCTCAATCGTCCCAACAAGCCCAAACTGACTCTTCCCGCCCTGGCCCCCTCGGCGTTCGCACGTCCCAACTTTCCTCAAACACCCGGCGGAAGCCTCTTCTTTGGCGCTCGCGATGGCGCCGCCACGGGTGCACCAGTCAGTCCCTTCTTACCTCCTACACCCCTTGTAGCCTCGATGATGGAGGCCGAACAAAGCAAGCGCATCGCCCGAGGCGAGCAGCGCGACccatccacctcgcctCAATCTTGTCGTACATCCTTGCCTTTCCCCATCCTCTCCACACCCCGCCAGGCCAAGCCTGTCCGCGCTCCCCTTCAGCGACATGGCTCGCTTGGCATGTCGCCACTGTCGCGTGAGTTTGCCAGCGTCAGCATGCGCGGAAAGTCCAAGAGCAACGAAAACACCTCGTCCACTGGTTCTCCCCTTCCACGTCGAGCACAAGAGCTGTCGCCTGCTCACAATCCTGGCTCGCCGTCGACACTCCTCACTCCTCCCTACTCGCCGCTCATCTTGGCCAAGAGCTTGCCAGAAGAAGCTTCGATCATCACACAacgcagatcgagcagtcccagcagcagcgtttcGTCGTCTAGCAGCAAAAAGCTACGAGCCAAAGAGAGTCTTCTCGGTGGTGGGGCCGATCTCTCGCGTTCCTTCAGCGCCAATCGCTTCAAGTCAAACACACGCCCAAAGGCGATTCCAAAGCCATTCAACCTCGACAAGGCTTTCCCCACCGATTCGCAAAGTCTCCATGCCAACCCGACCAGCCCGCAGCCGCTTTCGGCGCCTGCCATGAAGATTTCGTTtgctgacgacgacacCGAGGTCGAAATCGACCAGCGTCTGAGCCCCGAGCCGATGCTGCCCGAGGCGTCCGATTCTCAACTGGGCGTCGCCTCGCCAAAACCCGATGCTTCGCTGCTATCGCCGTGCGACGCACTCAAAGCGCCTGCCATGGAAAAGTCGTTTAGCGCTCCGCTCCCGCCGCCCGCACAGACGGTCTCGGCACGCCACTTGGCCGACCACGAATTGCATCCTCGCTTTGCTTCTTTGTACACAATCggagacgagcttggcagcggtggGTTCGGATTTGTTGTCGCCGCCAGGCGCAACACCGATGGCTTGCCCGTGGCGGTCAAGTTTATCTTCAAAAAGAAAGTGCCTGCCCACGGCTGGGTGCGCG encodes the following:
- a CDS encoding uncharacterized protein (related to serine/threonine-protein kinase), with translation MMMASSLTPQPHALQHHMDAAKDAWNPAEDMECDADEIRIAAPLKPNRVMTNMVSSLSNHSISSSSSSGDFEPELSQSLGSVSSFDLRTPLKPSLAANHLYDPNGSFNSLGLHKQPAHLASHLNKNLLAEALAARKARPASNPSDMAIVEDASYPSSAHAGAPPSSQQVSPKSLAPTGVHALSIASPSSPLNRPNKPKLTLPALAPSAFARPNFPQTPGGSLFFGARDGAATGAPVSPFLPPTPLVASMMEAEQSKRIARGEQRDPSTSPQSCRTSLPFPILSTPRQAKPVRAPLQRHGSLGMSPLSREFASVSMRGKSKSNENTSSTGSPLPRRAQELSPAHNPGSPSTLLTPPYSPLILAKSLPEEASIITQRRSSSPSSSVSSSSSKKLRAKESLLGGGADLSRSFSANRFKSNTRPKAIPKPFNLDKAFPTDSQSLHANPTSPQPLSAPAMKISFADDDTEVEIDQRLSPEPMLPEASDSQLGVASPKPDASLLSPCDALKAPAMEKSFSAPLPPPAQTVSARHLADHELHPRFASLYTIGDELGSGGFGFVVAARRNTDGLPVAVKFIFKKKVPAHGWVRDPKLGVIPMEAFVLKVVDHPGVVKFIDLFDDHQFFYLVMELHGTPWQPPASEPVAPINALRPAPMMRRSSRDLFECIEQHSKLTEEQAQWVFAQVVETVWHLDRIGICHRDIKDENCVVDADFNVKLIDFGSAVITDVRKPQPYFNRFFGTMTFASPEILQGRPYRAPHAEIWSLGVLLSILLSGQCPFADPAAAIKGQISKPKGAWSADALNLLLMCLDVDPERRATISQIRDHPWVHRAWKERAAKLQEPNQASL